From the Oryza glaberrima chromosome 5, OglaRS2, whole genome shotgun sequence genome, one window contains:
- the LOC127773266 gene encoding probable magnesium transporter NIPA6 isoform X1, with product MEGGGGGGQELSTDNVKGIVLALLSSGFIGASFIIKKKGLRRAAVASGIRAGVGGYSYLLEPLWWVGMITMIVGEVANFVAYAFAPAVLVTPLGALSIIVSAVLAHFILNERLHALGVLGCVMCIAGSVVIVIHAPQEQEITSVREIWNMAIQPAFLLYVASVIVVVFVLVFHFSPLYGQSNVLIYTAICSLMGSLSVMSVKALGTSLKLTFEGTNQLVYPETWFFVLIVATCVLTQMNYLNKALDTFNTAIVSPIYYVMFTTLTILASVIMFKDWSGQSLGSITSEICGLIVVLSGTILLHVTKDYERIPQSRSIYAPLSPSLTARLNGDLLKHVEDDRNPDEEKALRRQEMY from the exons atggaaggaggaggaggaggagggcaggaGTTGTCGACGGACAACGTGAAGGGGATCGTCCTGGCGCTCCTCTCCAGCGGCTTCATCGGCGCCAGCTTCATCATCAAGAAGAAgggcctccgccgcgccgccgtcgcctccggcaTCCGCGCAG GGGTTGGTGGGTACTCGTACCTCCTGGAGCCTCTATGGTGGGTTGGCATGATCACCA TGATTGTGGGAGAAGTTGCCAACTTCGTCGCATACGCCTTCGCTCCCGCGGTTCTTGTTACTCCTCTTGGAGCACTGAGCATAATTGTTAG TGCAGTGCTGGCACATTTTATCCTGAATGAGAGGTTACACGCGCTTGGTGTTCTTGGTTGTGTTATGTGCATCGCGGGATCAGTGGTGATTGTTATTCATGCTCCTCAGGAGCAAGAGATTACTTCAGTTAGAGAAATCTGGAACATGGCGATACAGCCTG CTTTCTTGCTATATGTTGCTTCAGTTATAGTGGTGGTCTTCGTGCTAGTGTTCCATTTCTCCCCTCTATATGGGCAGTCAAATGTGTTGATCTACACTGCCATTTGCTCTTTGATGGGTTCTCTTTCG GTAATGAGTGTTAAAGCTCTTGGTACATCCTTAAAGTTGACGTTTGAGGGGACAAATCAGTTGGTATATCCAGAGACTTGGTTCTTTGTGCTTATAGTGGCCACTTGTGTGCTAACACAGATGAATTACTTGAACAAG GCACTTGATACATTTAATACTGCAATTGTATCTCCAATCTATTATGTAATGTTCACAACACTAACAATACTTGCAAGCGTCATAATGTTCAAG GATTGGTCTGGTCAAAGCCTTGGAAGCATTACTTCTGAAATCTGTGGTCTGATTGTTGTGTTGTCTGGTACCATTTTGTTACATGTGACGAAGGATTATGAAAGGATTCCGCAATCAAGAA GTATATACGCACCATTGTCTCCCTCCTTGACAGCAAGATTAAACGGAGACTTACTGAAGCACGTCGAGGATGATAGGAACCCCGATGAAGAAAAAGCCTTGAGAAGGCAAGAGATGTACTAG
- the LOC127773994 gene encoding rac-like GTP-binding protein 2, with amino-acid sequence MSGATKFIKCVTVGDGAVGKTCMLICYTSNKFPTDYIPTVFDNFSANVSVDGNIVNLGLWDTAGQEDYSRLRPLSYRGADIFVLAFSLISRASYENVLKKWMPELRRFAPNVPIVLVGTKLDLRDHRSYLADHPAASAITTAQGEELRKQIGAAAYIECSSKTQQNIKAVFDTAIKVVLQPPRRRGETTMARKKTRRSTGCSLKNLMCGSACVV; translated from the exons ATGAGCGGCGCCACCAAGTTCATCAAGTGCGTcaccgtcggcgacggcgccgtcggcAAGACCTGCATGCTCATCTGCTACACCAGCAACAAGTTCCCCACC GATTACATCCCCACCGTGTTCGACAACTTCAGTGCTAATGTTTCAGTGGATGGGAACATCGTCAACTTGGGATTATGGGACACTGCTG GACAAGAGGATTACAGCAGGCTGAGGCCACTGAGCTACAGGGGAGCGGATATATTTGTGCTGGCATTCTCACTGATCAGCAGAGCAAGCTATGAGAATGTTCTCAAGAAG TGGATGCCGGAGCTTCGCCGGTTCGCACCGAATGTTCCAATTGTTCTTGTTGGGACCAAGTTAG ATCTACGTGACCACAGATCTTACCTTGCGGAccatcctgctgcttccgcAATTACGACTGCACAG GGTGAAGAACTTAGAAAGCAGATAGGCGCCGCGGCTTACATCGAATGCAGTTCGAAAACACAACAG AACATCAAGGCCGTGTTTGATACTGCCATCAAGGTGGTCCTTCAGCCTCCTCGGAGAAGGGGGGAGACGACGATGGCAAGGAAGAAGACAAGGCGAAGCACCGGCTGCTCGTTAAA gAACTTGATGTGTGGCAGTGCATGTGTTGTTTAG
- the LOC127773992 gene encoding uncharacterized protein LOC127773992, whose product MLGGGFNLRLVPSFPPEVEAPMAAAAAMAAVAMSGSMEASPAAAVVPCRRDMKRRLQEEIDAVRGLLGKAEALVAVASEDVNGGTAASASAVAKRSPRRVRSPPRRGRSDREELDRARDRRHGGRSDREVFDRGRDRRHGGRSDRDREVFDRARKIPRRRPHEAESEPRKIEAAAGAPPQCQAKDGEIAPAMDASPSLCEREEGEIADDHGAAMDIEMDIPRGGAISPLVVNKAQSSPLAKNDDDDELVDISGEASPVAIENFPEATKSSISPSSDEPSLGNYSGDDDDDDDDGDDGESSKKPDTTCLPTEAAATATTPLVAAAASPPATQTSQLIAIAKEKQRLRREVERRAAREALEAMARAARPIRDDIAATDMMQLGLFETQYIVSTEKSQDSLRRGSGGLLQQLGFFLKPEYS is encoded by the exons ATGCTCGGCGGTGGATTCAACCTGCGCCTCGTGCCCTCGTTTCCACCGGAAGTCGAAGCTccaatggcggcagcggcggcgatggcggcggtagCCATGTCAGGCTCCATGGAGGCTTctccggcggccgcggtggTGCCCTGCCGGCGAGACATGAAGCGGCGGTTACAGGAGGAGATTGACGCGGTGCGTGGCCTCCTCGGCAAGGCGGAGGCGTTGGTGGCCGTGGCGAGCGAGGACGTCAatggcggcacggcggcgtcggcgtcggcggtggcgaagcgCTCCCCACGACGAGTCCggtcgcctcctcgccgtggTAGGAGCGATCGCGAGGAGCTCGATCGAGCGAGGGATCGTCGCCATGGTGGCAGGAGCGATCGCGAGGTGTTCGATCGAGGGAGGgatcgccgccatggcggcaGGAGCGATCGCGATCGCGAG GTGTTCGATCGAGCGAGGAAGattcctcgccggcggccgcacgAGGCGGAGTCCGAACCGCGCAAGATCGAGGCCGCAGCGGGCGCGCCGCCGCAATGCCAGGCCAAAGACGGCGAGATCGCGCCGGCGATGgacgcgtcgccgtcgctctgCGAGCGGGAGGAGGGCGAGATCGCCGACGATCATGGCGCGGCCATGGACATCGAGATGGACatcccccgcggcggcgccatctcTCCTCTAGTGGTGAACAAGGCTCAGTCCTCACCGCTCGCcaagaacgacgacgacgacgagctcgtcgaCATCTCCGGCGAAGCCTCCCCCGTCGCAATCGAGAACTTCCCGGAAGCCACTAAATCGAGCATCAGTCCGAGCAGCGATGAACCCTCACTGGGAAACtactccggcgacgacgacgacgacgacgacgacggcgacgacggtgagagCAGCAAGAAACCGGACACGACATGTCTTCCCACCGaagccgcggcgacggcgacgacgccattggtggcggcggcagcatcaCCTCCAGCCACACAGACGAGCCAGCTGATCGCCATAGCCAAGGAGAAGCAGAGGCTCCGGCGAGAGGTcgagaggagggcggcgcgggaggcgctggaggcgatggcgagggcggcgcggccgatCCGCGACGACATCGCCGCCACGGACATGATGCAGCTCGGGCTCTTCGAGACGCAGTACATCGTCAGCACCGAGAAATCCCAGGATAGCCTgcgccgcggcagcggcggcctgcTTCAGCAGCTCGGCTTCTTCCTCAAACCAGAGTATTCATGA
- the LOC127773266 gene encoding probable magnesium transporter NIPA3 isoform X2 has protein sequence MEGGGGGGQELSTDNVKGIVLALLSSGFIGASFIIKKKGLRRAAVASGIRAGVGGYSYLLEPLWWVGMITMIVGEVANFVAYAFAPAVLVTPLGALSIIVSAVLAHFILNERLHALGVLGCVMCIAGSVVIVIHAPQEQEITSVREIWNMAIQPAFLLYVASVIVVVFVLVFHFSPLYGQSNVLIYTAICSLMGSLSVMSVKALGTSLKLTFEGTNQLVYPETWFFVLIVATCVLTQMNYLNKDWSGQSLGSITSEICGLIVVLSGTILLHVTKDYERIPQSRSIYAPLSPSLTARLNGDLLKHVEDDRNPDEEKALRRQEMY, from the exons atggaaggaggaggaggaggagggcaggaGTTGTCGACGGACAACGTGAAGGGGATCGTCCTGGCGCTCCTCTCCAGCGGCTTCATCGGCGCCAGCTTCATCATCAAGAAGAAgggcctccgccgcgccgccgtcgcctccggcaTCCGCGCAG GGGTTGGTGGGTACTCGTACCTCCTGGAGCCTCTATGGTGGGTTGGCATGATCACCA TGATTGTGGGAGAAGTTGCCAACTTCGTCGCATACGCCTTCGCTCCCGCGGTTCTTGTTACTCCTCTTGGAGCACTGAGCATAATTGTTAG TGCAGTGCTGGCACATTTTATCCTGAATGAGAGGTTACACGCGCTTGGTGTTCTTGGTTGTGTTATGTGCATCGCGGGATCAGTGGTGATTGTTATTCATGCTCCTCAGGAGCAAGAGATTACTTCAGTTAGAGAAATCTGGAACATGGCGATACAGCCTG CTTTCTTGCTATATGTTGCTTCAGTTATAGTGGTGGTCTTCGTGCTAGTGTTCCATTTCTCCCCTCTATATGGGCAGTCAAATGTGTTGATCTACACTGCCATTTGCTCTTTGATGGGTTCTCTTTCG GTAATGAGTGTTAAAGCTCTTGGTACATCCTTAAAGTTGACGTTTGAGGGGACAAATCAGTTGGTATATCCAGAGACTTGGTTCTTTGTGCTTATAGTGGCCACTTGTGTGCTAACACAGATGAATTACTTGAACAAG GATTGGTCTGGTCAAAGCCTTGGAAGCATTACTTCTGAAATCTGTGGTCTGATTGTTGTGTTGTCTGGTACCATTTTGTTACATGTGACGAAGGATTATGAAAGGATTCCGCAATCAAGAA GTATATACGCACCATTGTCTCCCTCCTTGACAGCAAGATTAAACGGAGACTTACTGAAGCACGTCGAGGATGATAGGAACCCCGATGAAGAAAAAGCCTTGAGAAGGCAAGAGATGTACTAG
- the LOC127773991 gene encoding beta-arabinofuranosyltransferase RAY1 has translation MLVASRHGAHPRRRRAGGNGVADELALPLAGGLALLLAFVTAAAVLSGGDRREEGDRRRPDLPGGAAGPRVAIFSAPLPPPDGSPARQELAVRSWLALPGNVSVVLLAAHPSAHALAGRLGGRVTVDAAIDISFTGTPFFHSIVARAQAADSDICVLVDAEIILLPETITLLKHFSRSDLDWFVFSASRNISAFPYHLVDNGTQWADEHGKQVSFKKLQENQSDKWAGHGSDRGLIVAWNNPSTRMVAGVMPSFLNGRGVHNWWLIHEVLSSETRLVFDASNHVLGLYPENFSEKRGTSTSRNVSNPDGSWEYDVNRHLAAVYGSYCYELPRRNSPMVYKVVKQFEDYMFSKNEGPNLSNSVINKEQNVHPEGGSLCEKEISYSSAVNLPHSLEMLLELVADKNRSVVLAVAGASYRDMLMSWVCRLRRLRVTNFVVCALDQETYEFSVLQGMPVSRDTLSPNNVSFDDCHFGTQCFQQVTKVKSRIVLKILRLGYNVLLSDVDVYWFHNPVSFLHSLGPGTFAAQSDEFNQTGPINMPRRLNSGFYYARSDDATITAMEMIVKHATNSGLSEQPSFYDILCGKDGANRIGDDRCLEPSTNLTVVFLSRDMFPNGAYGGLWEKKHGVSSACRELGCVIIHNNWVNGRRKKLHRQMASGLWDYDPGSRLCLQNWSNASRFSVQTDDPVSYDS, from the exons ATGCTTGTCGCTTCGCGCCACGGCGCtcacccacgccgccgccgcgccggagggaacggcgtcgccgacgagctcgcgtTGCCACTCGCGGGCGGCCTCGCGCTACTCCTCGCCTTCGTCACCGCCGCAGCCGTGCTCTCCGGTGGCGACCGCCGCGAGGAAGGcgatcgccgccggccggacctgccaggcggcgcggcgggcccGCGAGTCGCCATCTTCTcggcgccgctgcctccgcccgacggctcgccggcgcggcAGGAGCTGGCGGTGCGGTCCTGGCTGGCGCTTCCGGGGAACGTCAGCGTcgtgctcctcgccgcccacccgtcGGCTCACGCGCTCGCCGGGAGGCTCGGCGGCCGTGtcaccgtcgacgccgccatAGATATCTC GTTCACCGGGACACCATTCTTCCACTCCATTGTTGCAAGAGCTCAAGCTGCTGATTCCGACATCTGCGTTCTCGTCGACGCCGAGATCATCCTGCTCCCGGAAACCATCACATTGCTGAAACATTTCAGCAGAAGCGATCTCGATTGGTTCGTTTTTTCAGCGTCACGCAACATTTCTGCTTTCCCCTATCATCTCGTTGACAATGGGACGCAATGGGCGGATGAACATGGCAAACAAGTCAGCTTCAAGAAG TTGCAGGAGAATCAGTCTGACAAGTGGGCAGGACATGGCAGTGACAGGGGGCTCATTGTGGCATGGAACAATCCAAGCACTCGTATGGTTGCAGGAGTAATGCCTTCTTTTCTGAATGGAAGAGGAGTACACAATTGGTGGCTGATTCATGAGGTTCTCTCATCTGAAActagacttgtgtttgatgcAAGCAATCATGTTCTTGGATTATATCCTGAAAATTTCAGCGAAAAGCGCGGCACGAGCACTAGCAGAAATGTTAGTAACCCTGATGGATCCTGGGAGTATGATGTCAATCGACATCTAGCTGCAGTTTATGGATCGTATTGCTATGAATTGCCAAGAAGAAACTCCCCCATGGTGTATAAAGTGGTGAAGCAGTTTGAAGATTATATGTTTAGTAAAAATGAAGGGCCAAACTTGTCAAATTCTGTCATAAACAAAGAACAAAATGTACATCCAGAGGGAGGTAGCCTGTGTGAAAAGGAGATCAGCTACTCATCAGCAGTTAATTTGCCACATTCTTTAGAAATGCTCCTTGAACTTGTTGCTGACAAGAACAGGTCCGTTGTTCTTGCTGTGGCTGGTGCAAGTTACAGGGACATGCTCATGAGCTGGGTGTGCCGCTTGCGCCGTCTCCGGGTTACGAATTTTGTAGTCTGTGCTCTAGATCAGGAGACATATGAGTTTTCTGTTTTGCAG GGTATGCCGGTTTCCAGAGATACATTATCACCAAATAATGTCAGCTTTGATGACTGCCACTTTGGAACCCAGTGTTTTCAGCAAGTGACCAAAGTCAAATCAAGGATTGTTCTGAAGATTTTAAGACTGGGATACAATGTACTATTGAGTGATGTCGATGTGTATTGGTTCCATAATCCAGTGTCGTTCCTGCACTCTCTTGGCCCCGGCACATTTGCAGCACAATCAGATGAATTCAATCAAACTG GACCCATAAACATGCCACGCCGGCTGAATTCAGGTTTCTACTACGCGCGATCAGACGACGCCACCATCACCGCAATGGAGATGATAGTAAAACATGCAACAAATTCAGGGCTATCCGAGCAACCGAGTTTCTACGACATCTTGTGCGGGAAAGATGGCGCGAACCGCATCGGCGACGACAGATGCCTGGAGCCCAGCACGAACCTCACCGTCGTGTTCTTGAGCCGGGACATGTTCCCCAATGGAGCTTACGGTGGCCTCTGGGAGAAGAAGCATGGTGTGAGCTCAGCTTGCAGGGAGCTTGGGTGTGTGATCATACACAACAACTGGGtgaatgggaggaggaagaagctgcATCGCCAGATGGCCTCTGGGCTCTGGGACTATGATCCAGGCTCTAGGCTTTGCCTGCAGAATTGGAGCAATGCAAGTAGATTCAGCGTTCAAACTGATGATCCCGTTTCATATGATTCATGA